One Xyrauchen texanus isolate HMW12.3.18 chromosome 26, RBS_HiC_50CHRs, whole genome shotgun sequence genomic window, aacttgaacctggaatattcctttacgcTCAGTTAGGTTCTTAATTAAATCTGGCATGATAAAAGAGGCCTTTGTGGacacagaactgataacaaataaataaattgagtttacaaaatgaaataaaatcattGTGTATTTACAAGAAATTGAAATGTTCTGCAGCATTCAGatcgccaaaaaacaaacattttgtcttCCCCTCGTCATTACATTAATGACTGCAGAGAAAACTAATCACATTTAATTTCTCTATAAGCTTTCATTAATCAAAAAGCTTTTGACACCCAGTGATGTTGTAATGTAATTCAGTGAGAGTGAGGATGAAGGATTATGAATGTAGTGCCCATTCTGCCCATTACCCTCCAAATAAAATCTCCCAACCACATTAACAATTAGTGCGGGTTTGTTCCACCAGAGCTGGGGGGGATGGTGCTCCCCCCACCCTCTGTCTGTCCATGACCCCTTCTTCCATGTCCAAGAATGCAGTGTGCATTTCCACAGCCTTCCTCGTCATCTCCCTCACTTTCTGAGGAGGACTCACCAAACTGTCGAGGCTTTTCGTAAATACAGCAACCTGGATGATaacatcaaaatattttataagaATGTGTCTGTGTGGGAACATGCTAGCCTGTCACAAATCATCAAGGAAAACGATCTATTTACAGAAAACAAACATCTACTAGACTACATTGTCTGGTACTTTAAACTAGGTTCTAAATGTCATCTATTTAAAGCAGTCTTGAAACGGCCTAGTTCTGCCTGTCCTacgcaaatatatatatatatataaaaacattgtgaaatattcctttaaaactaagACTATGTTGGCTCTCTTTGTCTAACCATTTCAAATCTCTACATCTAGACTCACAAAACAAGCCCACTGGAGACTCACACTTTGAAGACCTCCTGCCCAGATGCTCATTGTCCACTGTGTCACTGGACCACTCCACTTTTTTCTCTGTCTTCCTTTTCCTGAGCTTGATGGTCAGGCTTCTTCCTTCctgaaatgacacagaatgggATCATATTCCAGCTATTATAGTGCATCTAGTGCAAATATGAATACATtaacaataatatttataataaagcttTGATAATGTGGATCATTTTTATTTTCCGTAGTTATACAGTGGATATATTTATACTGGTTGATCACATACTTACCAAAACGTACCAAATGTAATCATAGTTTCTGTCAAAATACCAGTTCCTAGTTATTGTTGCTACTGTTAAAccataataaaaattaataacCCATGCGTTATTCTAACAGTTCACAGAACACAGAACACTATGTTGTTCCTAATGTGAACGTTCTCctatatgtttttagttttttttgtgggAACCCCCTCCTAACTTTCTAGGAAGATTTTTttcaaggttttatttgtgtaacCATGGACAATAGATCAAAACAAGACATGATTATTGCATGTGTGATTTTTCGCAGAAATGTTCCCGGAATTTAAAGGCTAAGGGAACTTTAGGGAAACCTTAGGGGAAACATTAAGCACAACCTAAAACAAATGTtacatttccattaaaaaaaaatattttcgagAAACACTTTGGGaaccaacattttttattttggcacTTAACCTTCACAGCCTCACtttttttctctatttttcaTCCCTGAATGTGTTTAGGAAGCCTTTGTTTTTTGGAGGGGTGAATTTTGTGTGACTTCAGAAAACAATATCAGTCTATGGACATCTTGATTTTTAAGCCAAATTTTCTTCAAGGTgactatagagcacaacagtctggttccgtaagtaaaaatcccatttatttttccatagacaaattgattttcaacggTAACTTATAAACCTACCAacgacagacctaccgtgagctccgaggttgttggtatatgcttctgtttaagctgtctgtctgcattatttcaacttcatcgtttaaaaatcgtgtttgatAGCGGAATTCCCAGTAaccaactacactacccatgatccttaagagagatccaccaatcagacaaTGGCAGTTAACAAAGTCTGCCACACAAGTTAAGCAGCGACCACCCACTTCCTTGACGCAATCCAGTTGGTCTCACTACACCCTCAAAATACATCTATATTTGTATATGTCGGAATATTTTGTAGTAAACTTAAAAAACATTGTTTCTATACATATAAAATCGACAACCTAAAatcaatctttttttatatatttccatcatgggattgtagttcatgtcCTTGTGAAATACGATAAGTACACAGCGTTGCACCTTTGTCagaattttcaaataattatttgcttcaaaacaaagtttgtggtgttgtgattctcctctgaactggttggtttggttcatggcttacgactcttttatgaaggattttatgaaaaccTATGAACAAAATGTATTAGAAAAATACTTTCGGAACAAAGACGGCTAAAAAAATCAGGCAATTTTGCACTTGATTGTCTTACTTGCCATTTTGCTAAAGCTTAAGTGTGTCATTTCTACACCACCAAACAGAatcgcaaaaataaacatttgttttcaaacagctttctgatcaggatgtgcacgagtagtcgaatacttgagtattcgttctgcaataattattcaaaaagtaaaaatactattcgaatttcgcaaagttttgctttgctggccatatatacagtgagattcatgttaaatcctgaaagcacaaactaaaactggcagttataacagaatgcactgggtagcgctgttgagtgtggacacaagttgatcacatttgttgcagaaacggttctgtcagtacgttcagatggacaccaaaaagcgggttattgcgagaatgtggcttactgtgagaaagctgggttcctgtttaaaagTACTGGATAAgcagtgtacactttactctcgtatatgtgcagcACATTAGAAAACAGTGTCCCTGTAGCAACGTAACCCTgcaacgcttctgtaaacaacaaacatggcatccgagacaGACTATGCTAGGGGAGgaaagggacattccatcatttaaaaagGTGTGTATacatgagtatagtttactgagcacgtggatatacttgtttttctcaacaaaaacacgacatgataactattatatggcGAGTGTTTATAGTTGTCCTGTACGTTAACTGCGTCTGTTTACTTCATTGGCAGTGTCTTTTTCTTCTTATATGGTTTGATttggatataataaaaaaaaaaaaattatattttacaacgtcttttttattaattaccttcatttaaataattgaatattTGTTAACTTGTTTATCAAACAAATTATCATTTGAATACCAAATTACTGATGAATGCCCATGCCTACTTTCTGAATACACTCTCATCTGCTAttgttcaaataaacaaatagtaCAGCCCCAACTCACTACATTGGTTGTGTTGGTATGGAAGGGTCGCCCAAAACAAACAGAAGAATAATTGTAGCGCCACTGAGTTGACACTTTTCGAGAAAATCAACCTAAAACATGTCTTAcgtacagttgtctctgcatacaAGATGGAAAAAGAGAACGTATTTTAatacagaaaaagttacacacttaagctttaaatgttttgttttatcttaCTCAGATGTCGCAACCTGTGACATTCAATGTGCATTTTTCCCACCAAACTGTAGTTCGGATACATAGTGTGGACTGCTGTTGAGTAGTTTTAATTCGTGTAGACAAACATTGCAATTCTGCAACGCTGGGTCGAAAGAGGGTTCAAAAAtgaccatggtaataccacataCACACAACCTTCTAAAAATACACAATTAAGTATTTGTAAAtctcacaaattaaaatgtaccGTGCAACAAAGTACCATAGTACTAGTAATACCAAGTACCATGACAATACCATGTTTCTGAACAAGTAGCAATCACGCCGCGGAATTATAATCTGATTGTGTGGTATCATAATGGTGGCTTTTACCAAGTTACCGCAGTTTATTGCAAAATCACTCTGTTACTAGGGCATTTTGGCGAAACAGTGGTTAACATGGTCAATTTATGTAAAGGTAGTTGTACCGGTGGGTATGTTTCACTATAAAAAGAAACACAATTCACTGAAAACTGAATGTTATTAACTCGATATGCTATAAAACGATTAGTCTATCACAGCAGACATCAGTTATTAGACAAGAATGATTTCATGTAACTCGTGTAAGTGCTGGTGTATGTTGTAATGAGGGCAGGATACCTGCTGGGGTGGCGGCGGTGTGCCCGTCTGAACGGTCTCCGTTATCGTCTCACTCGATGTACCTGAAACCTCCGCCATCGCACTGATAAAACCCGAATAACACCTCTCACTCGGTCGATTAAGATCGACGACAGTTTGGTCTAAATGTAGATGGTGTAAAAAACGAGACTCCGCGTCTCTGTTGGCTTGTCTGAATGTCGAAGGCTGTATGAATCTAAGATTAATGCATGAGATGATGAATTTGCACCAGACAGCGTTCAGACGGACTGGTTCACGGACGGACCTCTTCCTAAATATCGGGTgcgtttcaaaacctagtgagcagccTACCTAGACAGACTGCTTTGGCAACAAATGTGAGCGCGAATTGAGCTCAGATGTTTTCGATACCTAAAAAATCATATAAACTCACACGGAATTAGCCTAAAATACCACTGACCACAGGCAACGCTCATTTGCTGCCCCACAATTTTGTGTAGATAGGCAGTGTCACTACTCGAGCCGTACCGGAAACACGTGACagacagctcactaagttttCAGTCGCGGCCATTGTGTGTTCCTCTAGATACTGTCCGACATGAAACATCGGACGCTGCAAGAACTCGCATAAAGAGAAAAATTATACAACGCGcagttttttaacattaattgtTTGTAAGTATATGTCTCTGTCACTGATATGTTTTTTAAACTGTAACATCATGCTGAATTTTCAACCTCAAAATAGGTGTGTCACAAAGATTATTTTAGTTATTGGCATAACAATCTCCGAGTTTTTACCAAAAGAGAGAGCGAAACgagcgtgttacgacagtaagtcaccgtttgcagacaccatacaaatgaatggggagtgccgtaaactgacacctacctgtcgcacAATTGTCCGCGTCTACTCTTTTAAACCATCATTTCATCGTAATAAATGCCACACATAGTtaattccaaaaaaatattttttgtgtaaaaCATGAAGATTGGGAATTGAATATTTAAAATGCGGTCAATTAATTAAGTGATTTGCTGTTTCCTTACAaatgcagtttattcagcacacttaagcatctcctccatagacatccattaaacAAGGGCTCGTGTCTCCACACCATTATGCATTTTGTTGCTAATTGTAGAGGATAATGGTAGAAGGGCTCTGATATATCAGTGCTGTAGTCGCAATGTGTCTGCGCCCTGTGACAGCACCACTCCAAAAAGGTTGATAAATTCATTGTAGGAATAAAAGCTGCCATCCttcttcaacaaatccaaaacaaaaagaacacctTTGTCAACCCAATCCTTAATAAAGATAGATTTTTTTCCACGCAGCACATTCTGATTGTTCCATAGAATACTCCTATGAGGGGAAAAATTGTGGCAAAAGGCAAGCTTACAGGCCTCCAAGGCTTGCTTATGAAAATTAGCAAGCTTGAACGGAAGTTTGTTGCATTTAAAATCGCAAGACAATAAAAACGTAACCCCCACATTTTTCAAAGATAAATTTAGGTATGTGAAACCATAACAAACTAGAACCAGCATTCAGGCAGCGTTTAATCCAGCCGATCTTGAAAACCTGATTGAGAGTACTGAAGTCCAAAGCATTCACACCTCCCTCCAAAGTATTTCTTATCAGAGTCTTCCTTTTAACATACTCAGTTTTATTTTTCCACAAGAATTTAAATAGTATAGAGTCGATAGATGAGCAAGTTTTCGGGTTGACATATAAGGACAAAGCCGGGTAAACAATCCTAGAGATGCCTTCAGCTTTAGATATCAAGACACGACCATAGATAGTTAAATTTCTTTGTAGCCAGCAATTGAAGacattctttaatttttttgtccGTTGTAAAAAATTATCTAGAATTCTATCTTTGGGTGATTTACTTTGAATGAAGGTACATCCGTTTTAGACCTTTTATTTTCACCGTGTGACATTTCCTCTATTCATGGGATTACACCGCATTTTAACGAACGTTATATAAAAGTTCTGTTAGACACCTATATTTaccatgtatttgcatgttttttgttATCTTCCGAAGATTTCAAGTGTGATGTATAAATTAAGGTTTGTTTGTTGTGTCTTTTTACTTAAATTTATTGATTGAGCTCTGCACAAGCAGACCATCAATAAAATACTGTGGTAATACATGTTACTCTGATATGCCATTGTATTGAATGATTGTCAATGCACCATCGCATTTACATCGTACtcaaaggtacttcaaagaataccatggaagTACTATGGTGCCATGTCcagaaaacaacagcaacaacgaCATGTTattgccatggtacatttttgtttgtgtacacTGCTTATAGggttaattcatccaaaaatgaaaattctctcataatttactcgccctcatgctatctcagatgtgcatgactttcttctgttgaacacaaaaaaatatttttttgaagaatatttcagctctgtaggtccatacaatgatttatttaatttaatagaatttttGGGGTGAAGAAAAGGGGTTTCGACTTTTTGTGCTTCATTGTTATTTTGGTTGAGCACCAGTATTATGTATACAGCAagcttttctttgttttcttcattttCCTTAGAAAAAACTGCCCCATGCTGTCGACAATTATTTCACCTTATGTATGCCTCCACCAAATGTGACCGGCCCTTGCACCTTGGGTATGCACTGACAGTAGCTATAGAAGATGCTTTGGCTCGCTGGTAATATTGTAATGCCTTTTTGCAAAAACAGCAGCTGTGTTATGATATGTTAATGTTTTGGCAGCAAAAAGAATGTGCTTTTCAAATGtagggttaaagggaaagttcaccagaaatgaaaattctctcatcctttactcaccctcatgccatcccagatgtgtataattttctttcttctgcagaactcaaattaagatttttagaagaatatctcagctctgtgggtccataaaatgcaagtgaacggtgaccaaatgtcaaaaaagcacataaaggcagcattaaagtaatccatatgactccagtggtttaatccatgtctttagaagtgatatgataggcgtggttgagaaatagatcaatatttaataagtcattttttactataaagtctcctccctgaccagtaggtggcgatatgcaagaagatttttaattgccaaaaacattagaagaatgtgaaagtgaagatttattgttaaaaaggacttaaatattgatctttttctcacccacatctaacatatcgcttctgaagacattgattaaactactggagtcatatggattatttttatgctgcctttatgtgatttttggaccttaaaagttttggtcaccattcacttgcattgtatgaacctacagagttgaaatattcttctaaaaatctttgtttatgttttgctgaagaaacaaagtcatacacatcggggatggcatgagggtgagtaaatgatgagatcattttcatttttggttgaactatacctttaagagtgCAGAAACACTTTTATTATCACATGGCTTTTAAACAACCAATGAGTCTTGGCTTAGTAATACATACAATGGGGTACACAAGTTGaatatagcatttaaaaaaaaaagttgtgaagACGAAATATTTAGTATTCTCTATCCTAACTAAATCAAGTGGAAGCAAATTTGTGAACTTGATCATTTTAACTTAAAAGGTCAGAATTCCTTGTTTTCTTACAAGATGCTCAATGGTGCTCTCACAAGGAGGAAGGCGGGAGAGATAAACGGAGGAGCAGGGGACGCCatagagagagatgcatgcagcagtgttttgtgtgtgcatttttgcTATGCTTCagtttattgttttatgttgaattaaagtatttttgattgttaatccagttcctgcttcctcctttcccgatgaacaagaggcttgtctgccacaggTGCATTCTCAAATCACATATCATTTTGATCATAAGAGTCACAGCCAGCTcttaacaaatacaaattttcacTCAAATGGATATACttctaatataatttgtaattaaatattttgtagtaCATTataaaagaatgcaaaatagaagcacttTCACTAGTCTTCTCAGATATTTGGCATTAGTATGCAAGGCACTGTACATG contains:
- the ppp1r11 gene encoding E3 ubiquitin-protein ligase PPP1R11, giving the protein MAEVSGTSSETITETVQTGTPPPPQQEGRSLTIKLRKRKTEKKVEWSSDTVDNEHLGRRSSKCCCIYEKPRQFGESSSESEGDDEEGCGNAHCILGHGRRGHGQTEGGGSTIPPSSGGTNPH